The following proteins are encoded in a genomic region of Amycolatopsis sulphurea:
- a CDS encoding long-chain-fatty-acid--CoA ligase — MVNIAAEVWAQAESDPARVAVRSPVTITYGGLRQAGRRVAGAVRSAGYAPLDRVLFIAPTIPEFPEIYYGLHAAGVTVVTMNTMSTHPEIGYVLADSGTSLVVAWHECADAARTAAAERGIEFWEIEPGHSFEAPPLTDVHEHAHDDTAVIMYTSGTTGKPKGAELTAANLIRAVQSFTPVFNLTGEDRVGTALPLFHSYGQSICMNTALAAGASISLLTRFEPGDVLRMMKRDRLTILLGVPTMWNAMLHVEGDFRAEDFTELRLAGSGGASLPVEVILAFEDRFGCRILEGYGLTESTGGATFNDLNREQKTGTVGRALPGMTVEVRDSDGHALPPGEPGEVYLKGPMIMKGYWNRPEATAQDLRDGWLKTGDIGALDHEGYLSILDRVKDLIIRGGYNVYPREVEEVLYEHADIVEVAVIGAPDEHYGEEIAAVIALAPGSTVTGEEIRSWAKQRLSAYKVPRLFSFVEQLPRGATGKILKRAIDRDELRSSAHREVSP; from the coding sequence ATGGTGAACATCGCAGCCGAGGTCTGGGCACAGGCAGAGTCCGATCCGGCGCGAGTCGCCGTACGGTCACCTGTGACGATCACCTACGGCGGCCTGCGCCAAGCCGGTCGGCGAGTCGCTGGCGCCGTCCGCTCGGCGGGCTATGCGCCGTTGGATCGGGTGCTGTTCATCGCTCCGACGATCCCCGAGTTCCCGGAGATCTACTACGGCCTTCACGCCGCTGGGGTCACGGTCGTCACGATGAACACGATGTCGACCCATCCGGAGATCGGGTACGTCCTCGCCGACTCCGGTACGTCCCTGGTGGTGGCATGGCACGAATGTGCCGATGCCGCGCGTACTGCGGCGGCGGAGCGCGGCATCGAGTTCTGGGAGATCGAGCCCGGACACTCCTTCGAAGCCCCGCCGCTGACGGACGTCCACGAGCACGCGCACGACGACACCGCAGTGATCATGTACACGTCGGGCACGACGGGGAAGCCCAAGGGCGCCGAGCTGACGGCAGCGAACCTGATCCGCGCTGTTCAGTCCTTCACTCCCGTGTTCAACCTGACCGGCGAGGACCGCGTCGGCACCGCGCTGCCCCTGTTCCACTCCTACGGCCAATCGATCTGCATGAACACCGCGCTGGCGGCAGGCGCCTCGATCTCGCTGCTGACGCGATTCGAGCCCGGCGATGTGCTGCGGATGATGAAGCGGGACCGGCTCACGATCCTCCTCGGAGTGCCCACGATGTGGAACGCGATGCTGCACGTCGAGGGCGACTTCCGCGCGGAGGATTTCACGGAGCTCCGGCTGGCGGGCTCGGGCGGAGCATCGCTGCCCGTAGAGGTCATCCTGGCATTCGAGGACCGTTTCGGTTGCCGCATCCTCGAGGGCTACGGGCTCACCGAGTCGACCGGCGGTGCGACCTTCAATGACCTCAACCGGGAACAGAAGACCGGGACCGTCGGTCGCGCGCTCCCCGGGATGACCGTCGAGGTCCGCGACTCCGATGGCCATGCCCTGCCCCCCGGCGAGCCAGGCGAGGTGTACCTCAAGGGGCCGATGATCATGAAGGGCTACTGGAACCGTCCGGAGGCGACGGCTCAGGATCTCCGCGACGGCTGGCTCAAGACCGGCGACATCGGCGCCCTCGACCACGAGGGCTACCTCAGCATCCTCGACCGAGTCAAGGACCTCATCATCAGAGGCGGATACAACGTCTACCCCCGAGAGGTCGAGGAGGTGCTCTACGAGCACGCCGACATCGTCGAGGTCGCCGTCATCGGGGCACCCGACGAGCACTACGGCGAGGAGATCGCAGCCGTCATCGCGCTCGCGCCTGGCTCCACCGTGACCGGCGAGGAGATCCGCTCGTGGGCGAAGCAGCGGTTGTCGGCGTACAAGGTGCCCCGCCTGTTCTCGTTCGTAGAACAACTGCCGAGGGGCGCTACCGGCAAGATCCTCAAGAGAGCGATCGACCGCGACGAACTGCGGTCATCGGCCCACCGCGAGGTCTCTCCATGA
- a CDS encoding amidase, whose amino-acid sequence MRLPVPIPTLDDLREHASTLGFDLSDAELEAYRALVEPNLEVYRALDEIEDEILPPQYPRSAARRPEAAENPYNAWAAKIEVRGAATGPLAGRTVVLKDNICLAGAPLLNGTRALEGYTPDSDATVATRVLEAGGRIVGKAHCEYLSGSGGSHTNAWGLVRNPHRPTHSAGGSSSGCAVLVATGEADMAVGADQGGSIRIPASFSGIVGMKPTHGLVPYTGIAPIDPTLDHAGPMTATVTDNARLLSVLAGADGLDPRQYAPTVGDYLSSIEEGVAGLRIGVVTEGFGLPESEADVDASVRAAAQKLQALGAVVADVSIPLHTTAATVWLPITAEGALRTICYSNGLGTSARGFYPVDLLDHLATWRATTSQMPPNVKMVLLLAEHMHARHHGRFYAKAQNLLRRATAAYDAALSRFDLLVMPTTPMKAPPIPAPDAPMELVVQQAYETHGNTAIFDATGHPALSMPCGMNDGLPIGLMMIGRHFDEPTIYRAARALERHLALGLAPESARP is encoded by the coding sequence ATGAGACTTCCCGTCCCGATCCCGACGCTGGACGACCTTCGCGAGCATGCGTCGACCCTCGGGTTCGATCTCAGCGATGCCGAACTGGAGGCCTACCGCGCACTGGTGGAGCCGAACCTCGAGGTCTACCGGGCGCTGGACGAGATCGAAGACGAGATTCTGCCGCCGCAGTATCCGCGCAGCGCCGCACGCCGTCCGGAGGCCGCCGAGAACCCTTACAACGCGTGGGCCGCGAAGATCGAGGTGCGAGGCGCTGCCACCGGCCCGCTCGCCGGGCGCACCGTGGTGCTGAAGGACAACATCTGCCTCGCCGGCGCGCCCCTGCTCAATGGGACGCGCGCCCTGGAGGGCTACACGCCCGACAGTGATGCAACGGTGGCCACGCGGGTGCTCGAGGCGGGTGGGCGGATCGTCGGCAAGGCCCACTGCGAGTACCTGAGCGGCTCGGGAGGCAGCCACACCAATGCGTGGGGCCTCGTGCGCAATCCGCATCGCCCGACGCACTCCGCCGGCGGGTCGTCGTCGGGCTGCGCGGTGCTGGTTGCGACAGGCGAGGCGGACATGGCGGTCGGCGCCGACCAGGGCGGCTCCATCCGCATCCCCGCGAGCTTTTCCGGAATCGTCGGCATGAAGCCGACGCACGGGCTGGTCCCCTACACCGGGATCGCGCCGATCGATCCGACGTTGGACCACGCCGGGCCGATGACGGCGACCGTGACGGACAACGCGCGCCTGCTGAGTGTGCTCGCCGGCGCGGACGGGCTGGACCCGCGGCAATACGCACCAACAGTCGGGGACTACCTGTCCAGCATCGAGGAGGGCGTTGCAGGACTCCGGATCGGCGTGGTCACCGAAGGATTCGGGCTGCCGGAGTCGGAGGCCGATGTAGACGCCAGCGTGCGCGCCGCAGCGCAGAAGCTCCAGGCGCTCGGGGCCGTCGTCGCGGACGTGTCGATTCCCCTGCACACGACGGCAGCGACGGTATGGCTGCCGATCACGGCCGAGGGCGCCCTCCGCACCATCTGCTACTCGAACGGGCTCGGCACCTCGGCTCGCGGCTTCTACCCGGTCGACCTGCTCGACCACCTCGCGACCTGGCGCGCAACGACCAGCCAGATGCCGCCCAACGTGAAGATGGTGCTCCTGCTGGCCGAGCACATGCACGCGCGCCACCACGGCCGCTTCTACGCCAAGGCACAGAACCTCCTGCGGCGCGCGACCGCCGCCTACGACGCTGCGCTCTCCCGCTTCGACCTCCTCGTCATGCCGACCACCCCGATGAAGGCACCCCCGATCCCTGCTCCCGATGCTCCGATGGAGCTCGTCGTTCAGCAGGCATACGAGACGCACGGCAACACGGCGATCTTCGACGCGACCGGGCACCCCGCCCTCAGCATGCCGTGCGGGATGAATGACGGGCTGCCGATCGGTCTCATGATGATCGGCCGGCACTTCGACGAGCCCACCATCTACCGCGCTGCTCGCGCACTCGAACGACACCTGGCCTTGGGCCTCGCGCCGGAGTCAGCACGACCATAG